The DNA window TACCTACCGGGCCTGAATTCCAAACTACAACAACAGAATCGAGCGTGTTGGATCCTAATATAGTTCCATTGGCACTTACGCTCCATAAATAAGTAGCACCAATACACGCGTTGGTTCGGTACACAGCAGTATCTCCCGGGCACTGAACAGAAATACATTTTATCTCCGGCCCTGAGGAAGGGTCAACTTCAACTTCTACCGAATCGATATAGCTATTGCCACAGGCATCGTAGCCAATCACAACAGCCCACCAATTTCCGGGTATGTTATAGTAATGTACCGGATTGGTCATGCTCGAGGCAAAGCCATCACCGAAATACCATTCCCAATCAATAATGCCGACAGCGCCACTATCCCAATAATAGACAGGGTCGCCTTTACAAATATGTATCTTTCCATCACCTGCAGGTGGTGGATTAGTTGCCCAACTAAAATTAACGGGGCCCGATGCCAATCTTGTAACATTTTGATTGCATGTAAGAATCTGACCATTAACTAATATTGACCATGTAATCACCGTTGTGCCTACCGGAAACACTCCTGTCGAATTATTCCAAACCGAATCGTACTTGCAATCGGAACCGGGTTGCCCTTGTGTTGAGCCACCGGCCTGCACATAAGTAGGCAAGCTAAGAGTTACCAACGAATCGGGCACATCGAAACAGATAGTAGTATCGGGTGGACAAACTAGTTCACAGCACCTTCGAACAACCGTTGTTGATGCGGTACTTCCTCCATTATCAGTAACGGTAACGGTGAGCACATAAGGTCCCGGGCTAAACGGTAAAGGACATTGGTTGGTGCTGCCATCACTCCACAGATAAGTAAATTGGTAAGGAGGCTGTCCACCACATGCATCGGCCAAGGTGCAGGGGCATGGCGCATGTGGCTGAAGGAGGATAGTCAACTGAAGGCAATTGGTTTGGCTATACACTTTTGTACTTGTAAGCGAAATAATTGCAAGAACAGAAAGCATCAAAATTAATTGTAGTGGTTTCTTCTTCATAAGCATTTATATTTATCTAAGTTGGTATCGAGGGGCTGAGGGCGTTACAACACAGATGCATTAATCTGGCCTAACACTCGAAAAGATTAAAAAAGACCCATTCATCAAATCAAATTAGCGCAACTATTGCAAACAAGTTTTGATGTTATCAGAAATTGAAATTGATGAATTAAGGCTTTTGTTAACGTGTGTAATTAAGAAAAAATAATTGACATGGCAATTTTTTTTCAATGAAAAATAATGACAATCAGCCAAAAGCATTGTTCATTATTTTTTTTACGGGAATGTAAATGAAAATTGTTATTAGAATCATTCTTGTATTTCAATAAAAATGAAATTCAAATTTTAATACCTTTGTGCTCATACTCTTTCCCCTTAAACAATATGAAATATAAACGTCTACTACTAAAACTTAGCGGAGAAGCCCTAATGGGTGCTAAGCAATTTGGAATTGATAATAATCGATTGCAACAATATGCTCAAGATATAAAACGCATAGTAGATTCGGGAGTGCAAGTAGCCATTGTAATAGGAGGAGGAAACATATTCAGAGGGTTACAAGCCTCCGAAGGAGGCATGGACCGGGTGCAGGGAGATTACATGGGTATGCTAGCCACAGTTATAAATAGCATGGCCTTGCAAAGTGCCCTTGAACAAAATGGAATTAATACCAGATTACAATCAGCTATTAAGATGGAGGCAATATGCGAACCGTTTATACGAAGACGTGCGGTAAGGCATCTGGAAAAAGGCAGGGTCGTAATTTTTGGTGCCGGCACTGGGAATCCCTATTTTACAACTGATACAGCAGCATCGTTACGTGCAATAGAAATAGAGGCCGATGTTATATTGAAAGGCACACGTGTTGATGGAATTTATACCGCTGACCCTGAAAAAGATTCGAGTGCAACGAAATTTGAGACACTCAAATTTAAAGAAGTATATGATCGCAACCTTAAGGTTATGGACATGACCGCTTTTACCTTATGCGAAGAAAATAAATTACCCATCATTGTTTTTGATATGAATAAAGCTGGAAATCTTTTCGCTTTGGTAATGGGAGAAAAAGTGGGCACCTTGGTAGAGGTGTAAGACATAACCATTATATCCACCATATTTATTTTACACAGAATATTCTGGCATTTGTAGTTAATTATTGATTATTCAAGCAACACAAGCAATGTTTGAATGCGTCTTTTTTTTCTAATATTGCAAAACACAATTTTCAAACACCAAACTTAAAATTTATGGAGAGAAAAAATCCTGTACCAAGCGACATCGACATAGCACAAGCTGCACCAATAATGCATATTAAAGAAATAGCAGCAAAACTAAATATCAATAATGATGATTTACAATATTATGGTAAACACAAA is part of the Bacteroidota bacterium genome and encodes:
- a CDS encoding UMP kinase, whose protein sequence is MKYKRLLLKLSGEALMGAKQFGIDNNRLQQYAQDIKRIVDSGVQVAIVIGGGNIFRGLQASEGGMDRVQGDYMGMLATVINSMALQSALEQNGINTRLQSAIKMEAICEPFIRRRAVRHLEKGRVVIFGAGTGNPYFTTDTAASLRAIEIEADVILKGTRVDGIYTADPEKDSSATKFETLKFKEVYDRNLKVMDMTAFTLCEENKLPIIVFDMNKAGNLFALVMGEKVGTLVEV